In Archocentrus centrarchus isolate MPI-CPG fArcCen1 chromosome 22, fArcCen1, whole genome shotgun sequence, one DNA window encodes the following:
- the pcnx1 gene encoding pecanex-like protein 1 isoform X1 — MGSQTLQILRQGVWASITGGWYYDPNQNTFVNALHLYIWLFLLCFPFTLYMALPPTMVIVGIYCGVIAAMFLLLKTVNYRLHHALDEGEVVEHQAKENQGSRGGTEGANDGGVTRREDSNGPGDPGGGIEMADFIRQETPPVDCSSRNSYIGMESNQQIASTHRRATVAKGDVERTSDDMSLTLVESCSHDHDLLSDTKMYCLVPNDSFASLQPSTSLCPSELSREPADLCNSAAYHFNLSHSSCDTEVTSHSSMQSQTFRKELRSRGLPRTSSSAGSAFPDPCLPDFALYPPPRRGGLDPVCELEAARPHRPGVCDRQGADVLHQQDQAMPSTSGVECYRHKEQHRVARSVSKEAGEGSSGLYQVEGGGGGGGKGCGGGAKSQGGERSADSLRSLSTRSSGSTESYCSGTDRDTNSTVSSFHSEQTSSTHVESLLSLSGDERARERGETVSALADDRTSSISLRSLGNLPSREANKNPHANELTAKQTVDTQSSATQELVEPGRCTEEPGIRTSADGSTGVTVTEQEQVKDNIQPKSANIVQRTSSLSAGRSGRRRTGKKRASSFDASHHRDYMSMRAMAKPCSAVFTGGGEDDSSDQSELSCASSLRSTQHLSTDSSSSATSRSCHSPESHYRALKAKHAAATAPSSSSTTVKAETGLRNGGKRRTSRRTPSTGSAKTHARVLSLDSGTAACLNDPSRLGAPAGPRPLTTSKSDLEAKEGEVLDAASLLGRASQLESVTRSRNSLPNQAAFTEPQDANAPSLRAPGSEETVIFRRERSTFRRQAVRRRHNAGSNPTPPTSLIGSPLSLQEALSQASQPSTSQVKSQPSRTSSQVTVLSASTSLLARNGSTHLEGSQDKASTVGATSLQDDFGKFTPSLYEAGGCDMSLVNFEPATRRASNNIWDTDSHLSSSTSVRFYPHDLISLPQIRLNRLLTMDPELLEQQDGDLSPELQDAPLGQEDTAGAAAAGKAKQYYRLWLLPYLWVGLHFDRLTLLALFDRNREVLENVLAVVLAVLVAFLGSVLLVHGFFTDIWVFQFCLVIASCQYSLLKSVQPDSSSPRHGHNRIIAYSRPVYFCLCCGLIWLLHYGSLRTTSSRFTLYGVALTSSLVLTSARDLVIVFTLCFPIIFFVGLLPQVNTFVMYLFEQLDIHVFGGNASTSLLSALYSILRSIVTVTLLYGFCYGALKETWEPHHIPVLFSVFCGLLVAVSYHLSRQSSDPSVLLSLIQSKILPNLKDKNPEDPLSEVQDPLPEKLRASVNERLQSDLIVCVVIAVLYFAIHVSTVFIALQPFLSYVLYALLGAVGLLTHYLLPQVRKQLPWHCFSHPLLKTKEYYQFEVRDAAHVMWFEKLHVWLLFVEKNVLYPLVILNELSRSARELASPKRLDTEIGALMITVAGLKLLRSCYSSPTYQYVTILFTVLLFTFDYRHLSETLLLDLFLMSIIFSKLWELFYKLHFVYTYIAPWQITWGSAFHAFAQPFAVPHSAMLFVQAVVSAIFSTPLNPFLGSAIFITSYVRPVKFWERDYNTKRVDHSNTRLASQLDRNPGSDDNNLNSIFYEHLTRSLQHSLCGDLLLGRWGNFSTGDCFILASDYLNALVHLIEIGNGLVTFQLRGLEFRGTYCQQREVEAITEGVEEDEGCCCCEPGHLPHILSFNAAFGQRWLAWEVLVTKYVLEGYSITDNSAASMLQVFDLRRILTTYYVKGIIYYVVASPKLEEWLANETMKDGLRGCGERNYVDLDPTFNPNIDEDYDHRLAGVSRDSFCGVYLGWIQYCNSRRAKPLDSEKDSPLVLLCFGLCVLGRRALGTAAHHMSSNLESFLYGLHALFKGDFRISSVRDEWIFADMELLRKVVVPGIRMSLKLHQDHFTSPDEYDEPAVLFEAISSHQQNLVIAHEGDPAWRSAVLSNAPSLLALRHVLDEGTNEYKIIMLNRRYLSFRVIKVNKECVRGLWAGQQQELVFLRNRNPERGSIQNAKQALRNMINSSCDQPIGYPIYVSPLTTSYCNSHPQLGHILGGPISIGNIRNFIVSTWHRLRKGCGAGCNSGGNIEDSDAGGLSCGSGNGTGGDSQQSSMSQGGTSAPAPPHSYQPHTLGTSQSSQSVQSGLVRHSPARASVASHSSSYRYGSSRHSSLRTSTTGLEPCRRSSTSQLSLRTIPPSLQLRLGSTSDPTGPSASLSSHSIPPCKRHTLVGLLGNDSLCSTVTDPLSQHHHHHQHPQQHNPTVCTVRRDDISYRVQIVDVSQVLENINLSKRKELQWPDETMRLRAGRTCWRDWSPLEGMEGHVIHRWVPCSRDPANRSHIDKTILLVQVEDKLVPIIETGIIELGAEV, encoded by the exons GCCCTGCCGCCAACCATGGTGATAGTGGGAATCTACTGCGGTGTGATTGCTGCCATGTTCCTGCTGCTGAAGACAGTGAATTACCGCCTCCACCATGCCTTGGATGAGGGGGAGGTGGTGGAGCATCAGGCTAAGGAGAATCAGGGCAGCAGAGGTGGTACTGAGGGGGCTAATGATGGAGGCGTGACCCGACGGGAGGACAGCAATGGCCCAGG GGACCCTGGAGGGGGTATTGAGATGGCAGACTTCATCCGACAAGAGACTCCACCAGTGGACTGCAGTTCCAGGAACTCCTATATTGGGATGGAGTCTAACCAGCAG ATTGCATCTACTCATCGAAGAGCAACAGTTGCCAAAG GAGATGTGGAAAGGACCTCAGATGACATGAGTTTGACTCTTGTTGAGAGCTGTAGTCATGATCATG ATCTACTCTCAGACACAAAGATGTACTGCCTCGTTCCCAATGATTCCTTCGCCTCTTTGCAGCCATCAACCTCCTTGTGTCCTTCAGAGCTGTCCAGGGAGCCTGCTGATCTCTGTAACTCTGCTGCTTATCACTTCAACCTGTCACACTCCTCCTGTGACACAGAAGTGACCTCTCATTCGTCCATGCAATCTCAGACTTTCAGGAAGGAGCTCCGTTCTCGAGGCCTGCCTCGGACCTCTAGCTCAGCAGGTTCTGCTTTCCCGGACCCGTGTCTGCCAGACTTTGCTCTGTATCCTCCACCCAGAAGAGGCGGCCTTGACCCTGTGTGTGAGTTGGAAGCTGCCAGACCACACAGGCCAGGGGTGTGTGACAGACAGGGGGCAGACGTCCTGCACCAGCAGGACCAAGCTATGCCCTCAACTTCTGGAGTAGAGTGCTACAGACACAAAGAGCAACACAGGGTTGCTCGTTCAGTCTCTAAGGAAGCAGGGGAAGGTAGCTCAGGACTATACCAGGtggaaggtggtggtggtggtggtggaaaaGGCTGTGGTGGAGGAGCAAAGTCCCAAGGAGGGGAGCGAAGTGCTGATAGCCTGAGGAGTCTAAGTACTCGGAGTAGTGGTTCCACTGAGAGTTACTGCAGTGGCACAGACAGAGACACCAACAGCACTGTCAGCAGCTTCCACAGTGAACAGACCAGCTCAACACATGTGGAGAGCCTGCTCTCACTTTCAGGGGATGAACGTGCACGGGAAAGAGGGGAGACAGTATCTGCTCTAGCAGATGACAGGACTTCTAGTATTAGCCTTCGAAGTCTTGGTAACCTTCCCTCCAGGGAAGCCAATAAAAACCCACATGCCAATGAGCTGACTGCTAAACAAACTGTGGACACACAGTCATCTGCAACCCAAGAACTGGTTGAACCTGGCAGGTGCACCGAAGAGCCTGGCATCAGGACCAGTGCTGATGGCTCAACAGGTGTAACTGTCACAGAGCAGGAGCAGGTGAAAGACAACATTCAACCAAAGTCGGCTAATATAGTTCAGAGGACTTCTTCTCTGTCAGCAGGTCGCAGTGGACGTCGGCGGACTGGAAAGAAGAGAGCAAGCAGCTTTGATGCCAGCCATCACCGGGACTACATGTCTATGCGTGCTATGGCCAAGCCCTGTAGTGCTGTATTCACTGGTGGTGGAGAGGATGACTCTAGTGATCAGAGTGAACTCAGCTGTGCCTCCAGTCTCCGCTCCACCCAGCACCTAAGTACAGACAGCTCATCTAGTGCCACCTCCCGTTCCTGTCACTCACCAGAGAGCCACTACAGGGCCCTGAAAGCCAAGCACGCTGCAGCCACTgcaccctcctcctcttccaccaCAGTAAAAGCTGAGACAGGATTGCGAAACGGAGGGAAGCGGCGCACCTCCCGTCGTACCCCCAGCACAGGCAGTGCCAAAACACATGCCAGAGTGTTGAGCTTAGACAGTGGTACGGCTGCATGCCTTAACGATCCCAGCCGCCTAGGAGCTCCAGCGGGGCCTCGGCCCCTTACCACTTCCAAGTCAGACTTGGAAGCCAAAGAAGGGGAAGTCTTGGATGCGGCATCCCTACTGGGTCGGGCCTCCCAGCTGGAATCAGTGACCCGCTCCAGAAACAGTCTGCCCAACCAGGCAGCTTTCACTGAGCCTCAGGATGCTAATGCTCCTTCCCTGCGGG CCCCAGGAAGTGAGGAGACGGTCATATTTCGTCGCGAACGTAGCACATTTCGTCGGCAGGCGGTGCGGCGGCGACACAACGCTGGGAgtaaccccaccccacccacctccCTCATTGGATCCCCTCTCAG TCTTCAGGAGGCTCTCAGCCAGGCCTCCCAGCCTTCTACTTCCCAGGTGAAAAGTCAGCCATCCAGAACCTCATCCCAGGTTACAGTGCTGAGTGCAAGCACCTCCCTGCTGGCCAGGAATGGAAGCACACACCTGGAGGGTTCTCAGGACAAGGCCTCAACTGTTGGTGCCACCAGCTTGCAGGATGACTTCG GAAAGTTCACTCCCTCCTTATACGAGGCTGGCGGATGTGACATGTCGCTGGTCAATTTTGAACCTGCAACCAGACGAGCCTCCAATAACATATG GGATACCGACTCCCACCTCTCCAGTTCTACCTCAGTTCGCTTTTACCCTCATGACCTG ATCTCCCTCCCTCAGATCCGTTTGAACCGTCTGCTGACTATGGACCCAGAACTGCTGGAGCAGCAGGACGGAGATCTGAGCCCGGAGCTCCAGGATGCACCACTGGGACAAGAGGACACTGCAGGCGCCGCTGCAGCTGGGAAAGCGAAGCAGTACTACCGTTTGTGGCTTCTCCCCTACCTGTGGGTCGGCCTGCATTTTGACCGACTTACTCTGCTGGCGCTGTTTGACAG GAACCGTGAGGTTTTAGAGAATGTGCTGGCAGTGGTGCTGGCTGTCCTTGTGGCCTTTCTGGGTTCAGTGCTGCTGGTTCATGGCTTCTTCACTGATATCTGGGTCTTTCAGTTCTGCCTCGTCATTGCAAGCTGCCAGTATTCCTTACTAAAG AGTGTTCAACCAGACTCCTCTTCCCCTCGTCAT GGCCATAATCGTATCATAGCATACAGCCGGCCTGTCTATTTCTGCCTGTGCTGTGGCCTCATTTGGCTGCTCCACTACGGCAGCCTGCGGACAACTTCCTCCCGCTTCACCCTGTATGGAGTTGCACTCACCAGCTCCCTGGTGCTCACCTCTGCAAGGGACCTCGTCATAG tcttcactctgtgttttcCCATCATCTTCTTTGTGGGGCTGCTACCACAAGTCAACACATTCGTCATGTACCTCTTCGAGCAGCTGGACATCCATGTGTTCGGGGGCAATG CCTCTACAAGCCTTCTGTCAGCACTGTACAGCATCCTGCGCAGCATCGTCACTGTCACTCTGCTTTACGGCTTCTGCTATGGAGCTCTGAAG GAGACCTGGGAGCCACATCACATCCCTGTGctattttctgtgttctgtggcCTCTTGGTGGCAGTGTCTTACCACCTGAGTCGGCAAAGCAGTGACCCCTCTGTCCTCCT CTCGCTGATACAGTCCAAGATTTTACCCAATTTAAAAGACAAGAATCCAGAGGACCCCCTGTCAGAGGTGCAGGACCCCCTGCCAGAGAAGCTGAGGGCTTCGGTG AATGAGCGTCTGCAGTCAGACCTGATCGTCTGTGTGGTCATTGCTGTCCTTTACTTCGCCATCCATGTCAGCACAGTATTCATAGCGCTGCAg CCTTTCCTCAGTTATGTCCTGTATGCTCTGCTGGGGGCAGTGGGGTTGCTCACCCACTATCTGCTGCCTCAAGTTCGCAAACAGCTACCCTGGCACTGCTTCTCTCACCCTCTGCTCAAAACCAAGGAGTACTATCAGTTTGAAGTCAGGG ATGCGGCTCATGTGATGTGGTTTGAAAAGCTGCACGTGTGGCTGCTGTTTGTGGAAAAGAACGTTCTCTATCCACTCGTTATCCTCAACGAGCTGAGCCGCAGCGCTAGAGAGCTGGCCAGCCCAAAGAGACTCGACACAGA GATCGGCGCTCTGATGATCACAGTGGCAGGCCTGAAACTGCTTCGCTCCTGCTACAGCAGTCCTACGTACCAGTATGTGACgatcctcttcaccgtcctcctcTTCACCTTTGACTATCGTCATCTGTCTGAGACACTGCTGCTTGACCTCTTCCTCATGTCTATCATTTTCAGCAAG ttgtgGGAGCTGTTCTATAAGCTGCACTTTGTTTACACCTACATCGCCCCCTGGCAGATCACATGGGGCTCAGCCTTCCACGCCTTTGCTCAGCCCTTTGCTGTGCCTC ACTCTGCCATGCTGTTTGTCCAGGCTGTCGTGTCAGCAATCTTCTCCACTCCTCTCAACCCCTTCCTGGGCAGTGCAATCTTCATCACCTCCTATGTCCGCCCCGTCAAGTTCTGGGAGAGAGACTACAA CACCAAAAGAGTGGATCACTCAAACACTCGACTGGCCTCTCAGCTGGACAGAAATCCAG GCTCTGACGACAACAATTTGAATTCCATCTTCTATGAGCACCTTACCCGTTCCCTGCAGCACAGCCTCTGTGGAGACCTCCTCTTGGGCCGCTGGGGAAACTTTAGCACTGGGGACTGTTTCATTCTGGCTTCTGACTACCTGAACGCTTTAGTGCATCTCATAGAGATTGGCAATGGCCTAGTCACCTTTCAGCTCCGAGGGCTGGAGTTCAGAG GAACTTACTGCCAGCAGAGGGAAGTTGAAGCCATCACCGAAGGGGTGGAGGAAGAtgagggctgctgctgctgcgagcCAGGCCATCTCCCTCACATTCTTTCCTTTAATGCTGCCTTTGGGCAGCGCTGGCTGGCCTGGGAGGTGCTGGTCACCAAATATGTTTTGGAGGGCTACAGCATCACTGATAACAGCGCTGCCTCCatgctgcaggtttttgatCTACGACGTATCCTCACCACCTATTATGTCAAG GGTATCATCTATTATGTGGTTGCTTCTCCTAAACTGGAGGAGTGGCTGGCTAATGAGACCATGAAAGATGGCCTGCGGGGATGTGGAGAGAGGAACTATGTCGACCTGGATCCCACCTTCAATCCCAACATCGATGAGGACTATGACCATCGACTCGCAGGCGTCTCCAGGGACAGTTTTTGTGGCGTCTACCTGGGCTGGATCCAGTACTGCAACTCCCGAAGGGCCAAG CCACTGGACAGTGAGAAAGACTCACCTCTGGTGCTCCTCTGTTTTGGCCTGTGCGTGCTGGGAAGGAGAGCTCTGGGAACAGCAGCTCATCATATGTCCAG CAATCTGGAGTCTTTCCTTTATGGACTTCATGCATTATTTAAAGGAGATTTTCGCATTTCATCTGTGCGAGATGAGTGGATCTTTGCAGACATGGAACTGCTCAGGAAGGTTGTAGTGCCTGGAATCCGAATGTCTCTCAAACTACACCAG gACCACTTCACGTCCCCCGATGAGTACGATGAGCCAGCAGTTCTTTTTGAGGCCATCTCCTCTCACCAGCAGAACCTGGTCATTGCTCACGAGGGTGACCCTGCCTGGAGGAGCGCTGTGCTGTCCAATGCTCCATCACTCCTAGCCCTGCGCCATGTCCTGGATGAAGGCACCAACGAGTATAAAATTATAATGCTCAATCGGCGATACCTTAGCTTCCGTGTCATCAAG GTGAATAAAGAATGTGTCCGAGGGCTTTGGGCAGGGCAGCAGCAGGAGCTGGTGTTCCTGAGAAACAGAAACCCTGAGCGTGGGAGCATCCAGAATGCCAAGCAGGCTCTGCGTAACATGATCAACTCTTCTTGCGACCAGCCGATTGGATATCCGATATACGTATCCCCGCTGACCACCTCCTACTGCAACTCACACCCACAGCTCGGACACATCCTGGGAGGCCCTATCAGCATCGGAAATATCCGCAACTTTATTGTCAGCACCTGGCACAG ATTACGGAAAGGTTGTGGTGCAGGTTGTAATAGTGGTGGGAATATTGAGGACTCAGATGCAGGGGGTTTGTCCTGTGGCAGTGGGAATGGGACAGGAGGTGACTCTCAGCAGAGCTCAATGTCTCAGGGGGGCACCTCAGCGCCTGCTCCTCCTCACTCATACCAGCCACACACTCTGG GCACCAGTCAAAGTTCCCAATCTGTTCAGTCGGGTTTGGTGCGCCACTCCCCTGCCCGAGCCTCCGTGGCCAGCCATTCGTCGTCATACCGCTATGGCAGCAGCCGCCACTCCTCACTTCGCACCTCCACCACAGGTCTGGAGCCCTGCCGACGTTCCTCTACCAGCCAACTGTCTCTGCGCACGATCCCCCCATCTCTGCAGCTCCGGCTGGGCTCCACCTCCGACCCCACCGGCCCCTCAGCCTCCCTGTCCAGCCACAGCATCCCTCCCTGCAAACGCCACACACTGGTAGGCCTCCTGGGGAACGACAGCCTCTGCAGCACCGTGACAGATCCTCTCAGCCagcaccatcaccatcatcaacaCCCACAGCAACACAACCCCACTGTCTGCACAGTACGGAGAGATGACATCTCCTACAGAGTGCAG ATTGTGGACGTGAGTCAGGTGCTGGAGAACATCAACTTATCAAAGCGGAAGGAGCTTCAGTGGCCTGACGAAACAATGAGACTGAGGGCAGGAAGGACCTGCTGGAGAGACTGGAGCCCTTTAGAGGGCATGGAAGGGCAT GTGATTCACCGGTGGGTGCCTTGTAGCAGAGACCCAGCCAATCGCTCCCATATAGACAAAACCATCCTGCTGGTACAGGTGGAAGATAAGCTAGTGCCCATTATTGAGACTGGCATCATTGAGTTGGGTGCAGAGGTTTGA